A window of Sediminitomix flava genomic DNA:
AAGGAGGGGTAGGATTTGACTTCAGACTTGGGATGGGTATTCCTGATTTCTGGATTAAAATCTTAGAAGAACAACGTGATGAGGACTGGAATATGTGGGATTTCTGGAACGTAATGATTAACCGTCGTTGGAATGAGAAATCAGTAGCATATGCAGAATCACATGATCAAGCGTTGGTAGGAGATAAAACATTAGCTTTCTGGTTGATGGATAAAGAAATGTATTGGAGTATGAATGATGAATCAGAAAGTCCAATCATTGATAGAGGTATTGCCTTACATAAAATGATCAGAATGTTGACTGCGAGTGCGGGTGGAGATGCCTACCTAACTTTTATGGGGAATGAGTTTGGACATCCAGAATGGGTTGACTTTCCTAGAGAAGGTAATGGGTGGAGCTATAAGCATGCTCGTAGACAATGGTCTTTGGCAGATAAAGGCTTCTTACGTTATAAAGACCTAAATAATTTTGATCAAGGCATGATAGAGTTATTGAAAGAATATAATGTTCTCTCAGATTCTAGTATCGAATTATTGAACGTAGATAATGATAACAAGACTTTAATATTCAAAAGAGGAGAATTGGTCTTTGTTTTTAATTTCCATTATCAGAATTCAATTCCTGATTACAAATTCCATGTAAACTCAGAAGCAAAGTTTAAGATTGTATTTACTTCAGATGAGAAGGCTTTTGGAGGGTTTGATCGATTAGATAGAGATGCCGAATTCTTTAGTGATAAAGATCAAAAACTATCAATTTATAATATAAACCGTGCTGTTGTAGTTTATAAAGAAGTTTAAAAACTAGTAATAGTAGATCACAAAAAAAACTCCATTGTTGTTAAACAGTGGAGTTTTTTTATCTTTTAAGATGATGAAAATCTTAGATGTCAATGAGAGAATCTCTCTTTCTCATTTTACCAGCAGGGATACCAAACATCATTTTAAATCTTCTACAGAAATAAGCGGTGTCTTTGTATCCAACTTCTGCACCAATAGCTCGAATACTTTTCTTAGAAGTACGAAGAAGGTCTACGGCTTTCTCCATACGTTGGTATTCAATGTAGTCTTGTGGGTTGATACCAGTAAGCATTTTGAAGTATTGACCTACGTAGTCTTCTGATACATTGGCTACACTTGCAAGAGTTTTATTTGAAAGATCTCCAGCAATATTGTCTTTAATGTAATTAAAGATGTCAATAAGTCTGCTGTCTTTGAAGTAGTTACTGTTTGTAGCTAATTGCTCAACAAACATTTTACTCTCAAGAATGTAGCGGAATACTTCAATAATTAGGTATTCTGTCAAGTTATTGATGATTCTTGAACGCCCTGCTTTATTTGATCCATTCTCATCATAGATCTGATCAACAGTATCTTTCAGAGAAGAACTCTGATGGATAATAAATGGAGGGAAATCAAGAGATGTAAAGAAGTTTACAGAATCGAAAGCCTTTACATCAAAAGTGACAGAAATAAAATTCGTCAAGTCAGCCTCGTCCAAATGGATGAAATCTTCATGTTCCATTTGAATTGGACTAAAGTACAATTCTCTTTTGTTAATGAAGGTCTCATTGTTTATTTCTTCTGCCTCAACAGCACCGAAGGTGATTTCAGTACTGCGTCCGCCAGGAATAAAAATGATATCTCCAGCAGTAGCAACGTCGTTTTCAGCAAGAGTAATCTTCCCTTTGTTGACGAGAAATAGCGTGTTCTGAACATCGTAGAAGTTATGGATTCGAACCGACTTGATTACATTAAGTGAATTTGTTCGAATAAATTTAATGTTCAGTGATTCGATTATTTTATTGTAATCGTCAATCATAATTTAGGTTGATGTTAAAGAGGTAAATAATTGGGAACGTTGGTTAAGTTTTTAAAAAGGTAGCTACCCTAAAAGTGTTTTTAGCAATAAAATGCAATATAAATTTTCTTTTTATTGACTCTTAAACTAATATGAAAATAGTATTTTTTCTTTTTTTAGAAAAATATACTTCTGTTTTTTTATAAAAAAAACATGATTTTTTTTTGAAACGCTCTCAAAGAACAATGCATAA
This region includes:
- a CDS encoding AraC family transcriptional regulator encodes the protein MDDYNKIIESLNIKFIRTNSLNVIKSVRIHNFYDVQNTLFLVNKGKITLAENDVATAGDIIFIPGGRSTEITFGAVEAEEINNETFINKRELYFSPIQMEHEDFIHLDEADLTNFISVTFDVKAFDSVNFFTSLDFPPFIIHQSSSLKDTVDQIYDENGSNKAGRSRIINNLTEYLIIEVFRYILESKMFVEQLATNSNYFKDSRLIDIFNYIKDNIAGDLSNKTLASVANVSEDYVGQYFKMLTGINPQDYIEYQRMEKAVDLLRTSKKSIRAIGAEVGYKDTAYFCRRFKMMFGIPAGKMRKRDSLIDI